One window of Candidatus Tiamatella incendiivivens genomic DNA carries:
- the leuS gene encoding leucine--tRNA ligase: MAEGTPIVEPRMIIREEPSSPFSRFLNEIASKWQEKWDKDRIFQSAPDPLKPKYFITAAFPYPNGPIHIGHLRVYTITDVMARYKRMRGYNVLFPMAFHYTGTPVLTMAESVSKGDKGLIRLFKEDYGVPDDILPKLGDPLFMARYFHGISKMTMKEAGYSIDWRREFTTIDPEFSSFVRWQFMKLREKGFLVQGTHPVGWCPVHNMPVGMHDTKGDVEPEIGEFVLIKFYDESYYYPAATLRPETVFGVTNIWINPKENYVIALVDGEKWIISERAAFKLGFQLHKVELIEKVKGEKFIGKLVVNPVTGKKVPILPAEFVDSDTATGVVMSVPAHAPFDFVALEEISDKLLDKLGVNKESLKPIPLIEIEGFSEVPARDVVEKLGVETQTEKEKLDQATKQVYSAEFSKGKMRRDIAELISGELLHGLQGELYKGFIDAFVSSKPVSEARENIVELLKSTPYGGSIYEILNKPVYCRCGNEIVVKVLDNQWFLDYSNPEWKELARKLFSRMVIVPEIYRNQFNYTIEWVDKRACARTRGLGTELPWAPGWIIESLSDSTIYMAFYTINYKLRKGGVQPSQLKPELWDYIFLGKGDPETVSKSTSISIHLIEALRDEFDYWYPLDSRNSGKDLIPNHLTFFIYNHAGIFPEEKWPNQITVNGFVLIRGLKMSKSLRNVIPMRVILQVYGVDAARAAVAMTSEIGQDANFTEELMISVTDQLKKIYSTISQLESYVKNSPGKIDPVELDIVDRWMLSRLSYNIEKTTVAMDNVKLRDAYNTVFYVMENDLTFYLRLTEHRKDDLVRRYVVKQVVDSWIRMLQPTVPHIAEELWSVIGGKGYVSLASWPKPAGRDIEAEVYMEYISRLIDDIKSIVKVAKKSPERIVLLPSNPDMINELRLAVHIIDEGKPVKALIKIITSTAKDRKKAANRAMKLYDVAKNIPPLIKDYIMERSLDEEKVIESLRYVIEKLTGAEVIVSREHPIGIKRKDTLPMKPAIYIF, encoded by the coding sequence ATGGCAGAGGGAACGCCTATTGTTGAGCCTAGAATGATTATAAGAGAGGAGCCCTCATCACCGTTTAGCCGATTTCTAAACGAAATTGCTAGTAAATGGCAGGAGAAATGGGATAAAGATAGAATATTCCAGTCAGCGCCTGATCCTCTGAAACCCAAGTATTTCATAACAGCGGCTTTCCCGTATCCTAATGGTCCGATACACATTGGTCACCTCAGAGTCTATACGATCACTGATGTTATGGCACGCTACAAGAGAATGCGCGGATACAACGTCCTTTTCCCAATGGCATTCCATTACACGGGTACTCCGGTACTTACTATGGCTGAGAGCGTATCCAAAGGAGACAAAGGCTTAATTAGATTATTCAAGGAAGACTATGGGGTTCCAGATGATATACTACCAAAACTCGGTGATCCCTTATTCATGGCTAGATACTTTCATGGAATTAGTAAAATGACAATGAAAGAAGCAGGATACAGTATTGATTGGAGGAGAGAATTCACAACCATAGATCCTGAATTTAGTTCATTCGTAAGATGGCAGTTCATGAAACTAAGGGAAAAAGGATTCCTCGTACAGGGCACTCATCCAGTGGGATGGTGTCCGGTTCACAACATGCCTGTTGGAATGCATGACACTAAAGGGGATGTTGAACCGGAAATAGGGGAATTCGTACTGATTAAGTTCTACGATGAATCTTACTACTATCCCGCCGCTACTCTGAGGCCGGAAACAGTTTTCGGAGTAACAAACATATGGATAAATCCTAAGGAGAACTATGTGATAGCACTCGTAGACGGTGAAAAGTGGATAATAAGTGAGAGAGCAGCCTTTAAGCTCGGATTCCAGCTCCACAAAGTAGAGCTCATTGAGAAAGTAAAAGGAGAAAAATTCATTGGAAAATTAGTAGTGAACCCGGTAACGGGTAAAAAAGTTCCAATACTGCCAGCAGAATTCGTGGACTCTGACACGGCTACAGGAGTCGTTATGAGTGTCCCAGCACATGCTCCCTTTGATTTCGTAGCACTAGAGGAAATATCTGACAAGCTGCTCGATAAGCTAGGGGTTAATAAAGAGTCCCTAAAACCTATACCTCTAATCGAAATTGAAGGATTTAGTGAGGTTCCGGCACGCGATGTTGTCGAGAAACTGGGAGTGGAAACTCAGACAGAAAAAGAGAAACTGGATCAAGCAACTAAACAAGTATATTCAGCGGAATTCTCTAAGGGTAAAATGAGAAGGGATATTGCCGAATTAATCTCTGGTGAACTTCTCCATGGCCTTCAAGGAGAATTATATAAGGGGTTCATAGATGCTTTCGTTTCAAGTAAACCAGTTAGCGAGGCGAGAGAGAATATAGTTGAACTTCTCAAGTCAACACCATATGGTGGATCAATCTATGAAATCCTAAACAAACCAGTCTATTGTCGTTGTGGTAACGAAATAGTTGTAAAGGTACTAGATAATCAGTGGTTCCTTGACTATAGCAACCCTGAATGGAAGGAGCTTGCGAGGAAACTTTTTTCTAGGATGGTTATAGTACCTGAGATCTATAGAAACCAATTCAACTATACTATAGAATGGGTTGATAAGAGAGCCTGTGCAAGAACCCGTGGATTAGGAACGGAGCTTCCCTGGGCTCCAGGCTGGATAATCGAGAGCCTTAGTGACTCAACAATATATATGGCATTCTATACCATAAACTATAAACTGAGAAAAGGAGGGGTTCAGCCTAGTCAACTAAAACCAGAGCTGTGGGATTACATTTTCCTAGGAAAAGGTGATCCTGAAACTGTTTCAAAATCCACGAGTATTTCTATTCATTTAATAGAAGCATTAAGGGATGAATTCGACTATTGGTACCCTCTAGACTCTAGGAACAGTGGAAAAGACCTCATACCAAACCACCTGACATTCTTCATATACAATCATGCTGGGATATTCCCAGAAGAAAAGTGGCCTAATCAGATAACAGTAAACGGTTTTGTGCTGATCAGAGGATTGAAAATGAGCAAAAGCCTCAGGAATGTGATTCCTATGAGGGTAATCCTACAAGTATACGGTGTAGATGCTGCTAGAGCAGCAGTAGCTATGACTAGTGAAATAGGCCAAGACGCTAATTTCACAGAGGAGCTGATGATTAGTGTAACTGATCAATTGAAGAAAATATATAGTACAATATCACAGTTAGAATCATACGTCAAGAATTCACCGGGGAAGATAGATCCAGTTGAACTAGACATTGTTGATAGATGGATGCTTAGCAGATTATCGTATAATATCGAAAAAACTACAGTAGCCATGGATAACGTCAAACTGCGAGATGCGTATAATACTGTGTTCTACGTGATGGAAAACGATCTAACCTTCTACCTAAGACTAACAGAACACCGTAAGGATGATCTGGTTAGAAGATACGTTGTTAAACAAGTAGTAGATAGTTGGATAAGAATGCTTCAACCTACTGTGCCACATATTGCAGAGGAATTATGGAGTGTTATAGGAGGAAAGGGATATGTAAGTTTGGCCTCATGGCCTAAACCAGCTGGAAGGGACATTGAAGCTGAGGTTTACATGGAGTACATTTCACGCCTTATAGATGACATTAAAAGCATAGTGAAAGTAGCCAAGAAGTCACCTGAAAGAATAGTACTTCTCCCATCAAACCCGGATATGATTAACGAGCTTAGACTCGCTGTTCATATTATAGATGAAGGAAAGCCGGTTAAAGCACTCATTAAAATAATAACGTCAACCGCCAAGGATAGGAAAAAAGCGGCAAATAGAGCGATGAAACTCTATGATGTAGCAAAGAATATACCTCCTCTAATTAAGGATTATATCATGGAAAGGAGCCTCGATGAGGAGAAGGTTATAGAGAGTTTAAGGTACGTTATCGAGAAACTGACAGGGGCTGAAGTAATTGTATCGAGAGAACATCCTATAGGCATCAAAAGAAAAGATACGTTACCAATGAAGCCAGCTATATACATCTTCTAA
- a CDS encoding ATP-dependent helicase has translation MKKLSRIPRDEEVYRLLIEPIALWFRDKYRSFTLPQRGAIPLIKKDRNVLVSSPTGTGKTLASFLGVIDKLYRIGLSEGLQDRVYTIYISPLRALNNDMKRNLLEPLDAISKTAKELGVNLPEIRVAVRTSDTSPYEKQKMTKNPPHILITTPESFSISILAPKFRENLRHARWVIIDEIHELAASKRGSHLMVSIERLEKFIGKPLQRIGMSATIAPLEEVAEFLIGYNDNGKPRDGWIIDARFAKPIDIRVLSPVKDLIRTPTDEVNESIYRTLARITRKYRTTLVFTNTRSATERVVYKLRRLLADMGITDIDKIEAHHSSLGRGLRLEVEEKLKRGELKVVVSSTSLELGIDIGYIDIVVLLSSPKSVSRLLQRIGRAGHHIRQISRGRLIVVDRDDLVECTVLAKAAMEKKIDKVKIPRNPLDVLAQQIVAMSIEDRWRIDDAYKLVRRSYPFKDLDFDKFMSVVRYLAGMYGEEVEKHRVYRKIWFDEDEGIFGRKRGSRMIFYLNSGTIPDESHVKVFTLDGRYVGNLEEAFVQILNPRDIFVLGGRTYEFIKTEGMRAYVRKVEGRRPTVPSWFSEMLPLAFDSALEVGKFRRFAADLISSKPRDEVIDWLRRKYRLSRSAAINIYKYIWEQFKYTGGLVPGNDLVLIEDWVDSGEENIIFHTLFGRRTNDALSRAYAYIIAEETSYPVRITVSDNGFMLTTPVTGIVDLYNLPYRVTPDSIEGILRKAVKSTEMMRRIFRHVAQRSFMILKRYKGREKSPHRMQLNAQTLLRVVGEMDGFPVLEETYREVFQDHMDLDSARKVLECIHNGEIEIKFFEAQYAPSPFAHHLVVQGYSDVVLMEDRRKLLMKLHELVIRSLERSTA, from the coding sequence ATAAAGAAGTTAAGCAGGATTCCTAGAGACGAAGAGGTTTATAGATTATTGATAGAACCTATAGCCTTATGGTTTAGAGATAAGTACAGAAGCTTTACCCTGCCTCAGAGAGGTGCAATCCCCCTCATTAAAAAAGATAGGAATGTCCTAGTCTCCAGTCCCACTGGGACTGGTAAAACACTAGCCTCATTCCTCGGTGTTATAGACAAGTTATATAGGATCGGGTTAAGTGAGGGTTTACAAGACAGGGTTTACACTATTTACATTTCTCCATTAAGAGCACTGAACAACGATATGAAAAGGAACCTACTTGAGCCTTTAGACGCGATCAGTAAGACCGCTAAGGAACTCGGAGTTAACCTCCCTGAGATCAGGGTTGCAGTTAGAACTAGTGATACAAGCCCATATGAGAAACAGAAGATGACTAAGAATCCTCCTCATATTCTTATAACAACACCGGAGAGCTTCTCTATTAGTATATTAGCACCAAAATTCAGGGAGAACTTAAGGCATGCTAGATGGGTTATCATTGATGAGATCCATGAGCTTGCTGCTTCAAAACGCGGTAGTCATTTAATGGTATCTATCGAGAGGTTGGAAAAATTCATCGGTAAACCTTTACAAAGGATAGGGATGAGTGCAACTATAGCCCCCTTGGAAGAGGTTGCAGAGTTCCTTATCGGATATAACGATAACGGTAAGCCTCGTGACGGGTGGATAATCGATGCTAGATTCGCTAAGCCTATAGATATAAGAGTATTGAGCCCAGTAAAAGACCTGATACGCACTCCTACTGATGAGGTCAATGAGAGCATCTATAGAACTCTAGCAAGGATAACAAGAAAATACAGAACTACACTCGTGTTCACCAATACTAGGAGTGCCACTGAAAGAGTAGTCTATAAGTTAAGGAGACTCTTGGCAGACATGGGTATAACAGATATAGACAAGATAGAAGCCCACCACTCAAGCCTTGGTCGTGGTCTTCGATTAGAGGTGGAGGAGAAACTAAAGAGAGGCGAATTAAAGGTCGTAGTCAGCTCTACCAGCCTAGAGTTAGGAATAGATATAGGATATATCGATATTGTAGTACTATTGAGTAGCCCTAAGAGCGTGAGCAGGCTGCTACAACGAATAGGACGAGCGGGACACCATATTAGGCAAATCAGCAGAGGAAGGCTTATTGTCGTAGATAGAGATGACTTAGTTGAATGTACAGTGCTAGCTAAGGCTGCTATGGAGAAGAAGATAGATAAAGTGAAAATACCTAGGAATCCTCTCGATGTTCTAGCTCAGCAGATAGTTGCTATGAGTATTGAAGACAGATGGAGAATCGATGACGCGTATAAGCTTGTCAGGAGGTCTTACCCGTTTAAGGATTTAGATTTCGATAAGTTCATGAGCGTTGTTAGGTACCTTGCAGGTATGTATGGAGAGGAGGTTGAGAAGCACCGGGTATATAGGAAAATTTGGTTTGACGAAGATGAAGGCATTTTTGGTAGGAAAAGAGGTAGTAGAATGATATTCTACTTAAACAGTGGAACTATACCTGATGAATCACATGTTAAGGTATTCACACTTGACGGTAGATATGTTGGAAACTTGGAAGAAGCGTTTGTACAAATACTGAATCCGAGAGATATATTTGTACTAGGAGGCAGAACCTACGAGTTCATTAAAACTGAAGGCATGAGAGCCTATGTGAGAAAAGTGGAAGGTAGGCGGCCAACTGTACCTAGCTGGTTCTCCGAGATGCTTCCCCTAGCTTTCGACTCTGCTCTCGAAGTAGGGAAATTCAGGCGATTTGCAGCCGATCTGATATCTAGTAAACCGCGGGATGAGGTAATTGACTGGTTGAGGAGAAAATACAGGCTAAGTAGGTCTGCTGCAATAAATATATACAAGTATATTTGGGAGCAGTTTAAATATACTGGCGGCCTAGTCCCGGGTAACGATCTTGTCCTAATAGAGGATTGGGTGGATTCTGGTGAGGAGAATATTATTTTCCACACCTTATTCGGTAGAAGAACCAATGATGCTCTTAGTAGAGCGTATGCTTACATAATAGCTGAAGAGACCTCTTACCCTGTAAGAATAACCGTAAGCGATAATGGATTTATGCTTACAACTCCCGTGACCGGTATTGTTGATTTATACAACCTCCCTTACCGTGTCACACCTGATAGTATTGAGGGAATACTGAGGAAGGCCGTCAAGAGTACAGAAATGATGAGGAGGATATTCAGACACGTAGCACAGAGGAGTTTCATGATATTAAAGAGGTATAAAGGTAGGGAGAAGAGCCCTCATAGGATGCAGCTGAATGCACAAACACTTCTAAGAGTGGTGGGAGAAATGGATGGGTTCCCCGTACTTGAGGAAACTTATAGGGAAGTATTCCAGGATCATATGGATTTAGACTCAGCAAGAAAGGTTCTTGAATGTATTCACAACGGTGAAATCGAGATAAAATTCTTTGAAGCTCAATATGCTCCTTCGCCATTTGCCCACCACTTAGTAGTCCAAGGCTATAGTGATGTGGTATTGATGGAAGATAGAAGAAAACTATTGATGAAACTACATGAACTGGTGATTAGAAGTTTAGAAAGATCAACCGCCTAA
- a CDS encoding iron-containing alcohol dehydrogenase: MPEAVLPRRIIFDENVGDSLTSLLSVIGSSKALVITDKTLRELGLVDKILSTLENSEVPFKLFDKVPPEPPISIAGEIADAAREFNPDTFIAVGGGSVIDAAKAGLVKYVRPDYDVRDISPFEVIGLEARKPVLITIPTTSGTGSDATLGVVLTDNVEGDRIKIALGSPEVVPFATILDPDMVKALPSKLRIATGIDALSHAMEAYISNQANPLSDALAEKAVTLIFQYLSNAVSGDEEAISKMHIAATLAGAAFSNSGLGMAHAIAHPLGSILGTHHGLTVGVVLPYVMEYNIKHSEEVASKYKKLARIIGEHTDREIKDIVSAVIEFYETLRFPLKFRDVGISKEKYSEAIEKLPFLALQDADIAFAPVVPSPEEIKSLVENMY, translated from the coding sequence TTGCCTGAAGCAGTTTTACCTAGAAGAATAATTTTCGATGAAAACGTCGGTGATTCACTTACTAGCCTCTTATCCGTAATCGGGTCATCAAAAGCTTTAGTGATAACCGATAAAACTCTCAGAGAATTAGGCTTAGTTGACAAGATTTTGTCAACACTTGAAAACTCGGAAGTTCCCTTCAAATTATTTGATAAGGTACCTCCTGAACCTCCGATATCTATAGCTGGTGAAATAGCTGATGCAGCAAGAGAATTTAATCCTGACACCTTCATCGCGGTGGGCGGAGGCAGCGTTATTGACGCTGCTAAAGCAGGATTAGTTAAGTATGTAAGGCCGGATTACGATGTACGTGATATTAGCCCCTTCGAAGTAATAGGGCTGGAAGCAAGGAAACCTGTTTTAATAACTATTCCAACAACGAGTGGGACGGGAAGCGATGCTACACTTGGAGTAGTTCTTACAGATAATGTTGAAGGAGATAGGATAAAGATAGCACTAGGATCCCCAGAGGTGGTTCCATTTGCAACTATCCTTGACCCGGATATGGTGAAGGCTTTACCGAGTAAGCTAAGAATAGCAACAGGGATTGACGCCCTTTCACATGCCATGGAAGCCTACATTTCGAATCAAGCAAACCCGCTCTCTGACGCATTAGCGGAGAAAGCGGTTACATTAATCTTCCAGTACCTCTCGAATGCAGTAAGTGGGGATGAGGAGGCAATCAGTAAGATGCATATAGCCGCTACGTTAGCTGGTGCAGCTTTTTCGAACAGCGGGTTAGGAATGGCACATGCTATTGCACACCCGCTTGGTAGCATATTAGGAACACATCACGGCTTGACTGTAGGAGTAGTTCTACCCTATGTTATGGAGTATAATATAAAGCATAGCGAAGAAGTAGCTTCCAAATATAAGAAGCTAGCTAGAATCATTGGTGAACATACGGATAGGGAGATCAAGGATATCGTCTCAGCTGTCATAGAATTCTATGAAACCCTGCGCTTCCCCTTAAAGTTCAGGGATGTAGGTATTAGTAAAGAGAAATATTCAGAGGCAATAGAGAAACTTCCATTTCTAGCATTACAAGATGCGGATATAGCCTTCGCACCCGTAGTCCCTTCGCCTGAAGAAATAAAGTCTCTTGTAGAGAACATGTATTAA
- a CDS encoding SCP2 sterol-binding domain-containing protein — translation MEEKFIPTPEWAELFCKALNELDGYKKSGKGWVWPILFKAKDLPEDIREIYNSETIGWKLDLYNGTCRGMEWYNDASQAEAEYVITAAYKDWVSILEGKLNPTTALMRRKLKIEKGSYATVLRYPIAALYLVKAAKIAWEKTREK, via the coding sequence GTGGAGGAAAAATTCATTCCAACACCAGAATGGGCTGAACTCTTCTGCAAAGCACTAAACGAGCTTGACGGATACAAGAAAAGCGGGAAGGGTTGGGTATGGCCTATACTTTTCAAAGCCAAAGACCTACCCGAGGATATTAGGGAAATCTATAATAGCGAGACTATAGGCTGGAAACTAGACCTCTATAATGGAACCTGCCGTGGAATGGAATGGTATAATGATGCCAGCCAAGCTGAGGCGGAATACGTAATAACAGCCGCATACAAGGATTGGGTTAGCATTCTAGAGGGCAAGTTGAACCCAACTACTGCATTGATGAGGAGGAAACTAAAGATAGAGAAAGGCAGTTATGCAACTGTTTTAAGGTACCCGATAGCTGCTCTCTACCTAGTTAAAGCGGCTAAAATTGCATGGGAGAAAACTAGGGAAAAGTAG
- a CDS encoding FAD-binding oxidoreductase codes for MRIAIIGAGVVGLQAAYRAVSEGIEVTVYEQAAELGFGASGHTAGVLHVLQPPFINRKARLAKKANPLYDGLAAELGFRILRMPLYLVYTSRKERFLGVFAASLLKLVGYKASLANRDEVVSSCPEISSDVIGGVKVEGYGTVIPKEVLKALAKGILEKGGSIIYSAKVESIREHNQKVCINHINGSECYDKVVIAAGPGVVNLVQGKIPKIGYYKGVMVYVKFDCNSIIAPLVSRARSKETKGGGIIPLPDGRVLLGPSFIETQDPWDTKVSTEEVFSTIDLYSKLLPDTPKILSADAGTRSKNLSKDDFYIDKKGRIIVTAGIDSPGFTASPLIADIIIRLATFP; via the coding sequence TTGAGAATAGCAATCATAGGAGCTGGAGTAGTTGGTCTTCAGGCAGCATACAGAGCTGTATCAGAAGGAATTGAAGTCACTGTTTACGAGCAGGCAGCTGAACTGGGTTTTGGTGCAAGCGGACACACTGCTGGGGTTTTACATGTTCTGCAACCACCTTTCATAAATAGGAAAGCTAGGCTAGCAAAGAAGGCGAATCCTCTGTATGATGGATTAGCAGCAGAGTTAGGATTCAGGATCCTTAGAATGCCTTTATACCTTGTATATACGAGTAGAAAGGAAAGATTTCTAGGAGTTTTTGCAGCCTCACTCCTAAAGCTTGTGGGTTACAAAGCGTCATTGGCGAATAGAGACGAAGTGGTAAGTAGTTGCCCTGAAATCTCTTCTGACGTTATTGGTGGAGTGAAAGTGGAAGGCTATGGAACTGTTATACCTAAAGAAGTTCTAAAGGCGTTAGCTAAAGGTATATTGGAGAAAGGTGGGAGTATAATTTATTCCGCAAAGGTTGAATCTATAAGGGAGCATAACCAGAAGGTGTGTATTAACCATATTAATGGAAGTGAGTGCTATGATAAGGTAGTAATAGCAGCTGGCCCTGGTGTTGTTAATCTTGTTCAAGGGAAAATACCTAAGATAGGTTACTATAAAGGAGTCATGGTTTACGTTAAATTCGATTGTAACTCTATTATAGCTCCGTTGGTTTCCAGGGCAAGGTCAAAGGAAACAAAGGGAGGAGGTATAATACCCTTGCCTGACGGCCGTGTCCTACTAGGCCCATCATTTATAGAGACTCAAGACCCGTGGGATACTAAAGTCTCCACTGAAGAGGTATTCAGTACGATCGACTTGTACAGCAAACTGTTACCTGATACACCAAAAATACTTAGTGCTGATGCCGGTACGAGATCTAAGAACCTCTCAAAAGATGATTTTTACATAGATAAAAAAGGAAGAATAATCGTGACTGCGGGAATAGATAGCCCTGGTTTTACAGCTTCTCCCCTAATAGCAGATATTATTATTAGGCTTGCTACTTTTCCCTAG
- a CDS encoding FAD-binding oxidoreductase: MSVERFITQSRRLLGDRWVLTGSWEIYPYSRDYWPLLVYRELKGSDHSAPVAVVLPGSEEEVVEILRFANENHIVVVPYSGGSGVLGGAVPDSGWVVIDLSRLNWIKWYDEKAGIVDVGAGVYLRLLEEWLQRRGRTLRHFPQSYPEAMLGGLVSTRSIGQYSTGYGGIENMVLGLNIIVPRIGKLEIKPAPRRSLLLPLDHLFIGNEGLYGIVTRVYLSTYELPECSEKVGWQDKSFGDALEKARIIVGKRLSPDLFRIYDRRESLLHFGEEGSVSIGVVEGSCRLVRARIEELEKLVGKDVHSGGYYAEKWLDKRFNVIEDLWKIYELGMGFETIEVSVPWGWVYFLYSDSIQKLESIDGLYFIGVHASHFYQSGVALYYTVAYSLERLDDVYMRIWDTLMNETSRHNGSISHHHGVGRMRVKYLKLEYGERGIRFLNEIKKAVDPSNILRNDLLRHE, translated from the coding sequence ATGAGTGTGGAGAGGTTTATAACTCAGTCTCGAAGATTGCTAGGAGATCGCTGGGTTTTAACAGGTAGCTGGGAAATTTACCCGTATTCAAGGGATTATTGGCCTTTACTAGTTTATAGAGAATTGAAGGGTTCGGATCATAGTGCTCCTGTAGCAGTCGTTCTCCCGGGGTCAGAGGAAGAAGTCGTCGAAATACTTAGATTTGCAAATGAAAACCATATAGTGGTAGTACCATATAGTGGAGGATCCGGTGTTCTGGGAGGAGCAGTACCTGATAGTGGATGGGTTGTAATCGATCTTTCACGGTTAAACTGGATTAAATGGTATGATGAAAAAGCAGGAATAGTTGATGTTGGAGCGGGAGTTTATCTCAGATTACTAGAAGAGTGGCTTCAAAGGCGAGGTAGAACGCTAAGGCATTTCCCACAGTCTTATCCGGAGGCTATGCTGGGAGGCCTTGTCTCCACTAGGAGTATAGGTCAGTACTCAACAGGTTACGGTGGAATAGAAAATATGGTTTTAGGTTTAAACATTATTGTTCCAAGGATCGGAAAGCTAGAGATTAAACCTGCACCGCGTAGGAGCCTCCTCCTCCCGCTAGACCACTTATTCATAGGAAATGAGGGGCTCTACGGGATAGTGACCCGGGTGTATTTATCCACCTACGAGTTACCGGAATGCTCTGAGAAGGTCGGATGGCAAGATAAATCGTTTGGAGACGCTTTAGAGAAAGCTAGAATAATTGTTGGCAAGAGGCTCTCTCCGGATCTTTTTAGAATATATGATAGGCGCGAGTCCTTATTACATTTCGGGGAGGAGGGAAGCGTTTCCATCGGTGTGGTTGAGGGTTCTTGTAGACTTGTGAGAGCTAGGATCGAGGAGCTTGAGAAGCTGGTAGGAAAAGATGTACACTCAGGTGGCTATTATGCTGAAAAATGGCTTGATAAAAGATTTAATGTAATAGAAGATCTATGGAAGATCTATGAGTTAGGAATGGGGTTCGAAACTATAGAGGTCTCAGTCCCATGGGGATGGGTATATTTTCTGTATTCCGATAGCATCCAAAAGCTAGAATCTATAGATGGATTATATTTCATAGGTGTTCACGCGAGCCATTTCTATCAAAGCGGAGTAGCCCTATATTACACGGTAGCCTATTCTCTTGAAAGACTCGATGATGTCTATATGAGGATATGGGACACGTTGATGAATGAAACATCTAGGCATAATGGTAGTATCTCACATCATCATGGAGTGGGTAGGATGAGAGTAAAATATTTAAAACTAGAATATGGTGAACGTGGTATTCGATTCTTGAATGAAATCAAGAAAGCTGTTGATCCTTCGAATATTCTAAGGAATGACTTGTTGAGGCATGAATGA
- a CDS encoding (Fe-S)-binding protein, translating into MPDPMKTFTQCALCPGICVTHCPVYMNTHIRASSPNNLARIGLKYLNGYGDYYPALWLCTGCRECEYNCPISNSLWEALRITRGQRVQKETINLEEKFLGGSGSSLLLVSSNTLRRDTIESLKKLYKVYWLDSNPLYTAYWNGFDIQLNIDKFDFVVLEDLDIASVIGSDWGDKVIYSIQLLDMLGYRNIVGNREYLLHIPCKVPIKNRQLLADVSTRVLGEPINIVDKCIGGGGGLPEKHPEIAVEVIDLSLKGYGKDIPIITLCSRGRSHLLKSGYFARAPFDFIRGEM; encoded by the coding sequence TTGCCTGATCCTATGAAAACGTTTACGCAATGTGCTCTATGCCCAGGTATATGCGTCACACATTGTCCCGTATATATGAATACTCACATTAGAGCATCGTCACCGAATAATTTGGCGAGAATAGGTTTGAAGTATTTAAATGGCTATGGAGACTATTATCCTGCTCTATGGTTATGTACTGGCTGTAGAGAGTGTGAATACAATTGCCCTATAAGTAATTCTTTATGGGAAGCTCTCAGGATAACTAGGGGGCAGAGGGTACAAAAAGAAACAATTAATCTTGAAGAAAAATTTCTAGGGGGAAGTGGTTCTAGTTTACTATTAGTCTCATCAAATACTCTGAGAAGAGATACCATCGAGTCCTTAAAGAAGCTCTACAAAGTTTACTGGTTAGACTCCAATCCATTATATACAGCTTATTGGAACGGCTTTGATATCCAGTTAAACATTGATAAATTTGATTTTGTTGTTCTGGAGGATTTAGACATAGCCTCTGTTATAGGAAGTGATTGGGGAGATAAAGTGATCTACTCTATTCAATTGCTTGATATGTTAGGTTATAGGAATATAGTAGGGAATAGAGAATACTTACTCCATATTCCATGTAAGGTTCCAATTAAAAACAGGCAATTGCTTGCCGACGTCTCAACCAGAGTTCTAGGAGAGCCTATCAATATAGTTGATAAGTGTATAGGAGGCGGAGGTGGACTACCGGAAAAGCACCCCGAGATTGCGGTTGAAGTAATTGACTTATCACTAAAGGGTTATGGAAAGGATATACCTATAATTACGCTTTGCTCTCGTGGTAGATCTCATTTATTGAAATCCGGGTACTTTGCTAGGGCACCTTTTGACTTCATCAGAGGTGAAATGTAA